In one Alkalinema sp. FACHB-956 genomic region, the following are encoded:
- a CDS encoding RtcB family protein: MPYEKLNLSTRSPILSWANHDLGYEEIQMAKNVASLPFIFKHVSLMPDVHLGKGALVGSVIATKDAIIPAAIGVDIGCGMCAIKTPYTADQLEGKLKKIRQDIEALIPVGFDENKDVNKMVLNWQGWKSFKDLHLGVQHLDGKALKQMGSLGGGNHFIEVCVDTEDSVWLMLHSGSRNIGNMLAKNHIQTGRELAKMAGEKLPDPELAYFVEGTPEFAAYWRDLQWAQQYAQFNRDVMMARFKQIMERHLAGGKPFKPTLSVNCHHNYAERETHYGERVYVTRKGAVRAQEGDLGIIPGSMGAKSYIVRGKGCAESYCSCSHGAGRLLSRSKAKRTYTLDDLVQQTQGIECRKDEGIIDEIPAAYKPIEQVMENQNDLVEVVATLKQVVCVKG, encoded by the coding sequence ATGCCCTACGAAAAGCTCAATTTATCGACTCGATCGCCCATTCTGTCCTGGGCTAACCATGATTTAGGTTACGAAGAAATTCAAATGGCGAAGAACGTCGCTTCCTTGCCGTTTATTTTCAAACATGTTTCGTTGATGCCCGATGTGCACCTCGGAAAAGGTGCTTTGGTCGGCTCAGTGATTGCCACCAAAGATGCCATTATTCCCGCCGCGATCGGGGTGGATATTGGCTGTGGCATGTGCGCCATTAAAACGCCCTACACAGCGGATCAGTTAGAGGGCAAACTCAAGAAAATTCGCCAGGACATCGAAGCTCTGATTCCGGTGGGTTTTGATGAAAATAAAGATGTCAATAAAATGGTACTGAACTGGCAGGGCTGGAAATCCTTTAAGGATTTGCATCTAGGCGTGCAGCATTTAGATGGCAAAGCCCTCAAACAAATGGGCTCCCTAGGCGGGGGCAATCATTTTATTGAAGTCTGTGTGGATACTGAAGATTCAGTGTGGTTAATGCTGCACTCCGGTTCCCGCAACATTGGTAACATGTTGGCGAAAAACCATATCCAAACCGGACGGGAATTGGCCAAAATGGCTGGTGAAAAGCTCCCTGACCCGGAATTAGCCTACTTTGTGGAAGGTACCCCAGAATTTGCAGCCTACTGGCGGGATTTGCAATGGGCACAACAGTACGCCCAATTTAATCGCGACGTGATGATGGCGCGGTTTAAGCAAATTATGGAACGCCATTTGGCGGGGGGCAAACCGTTTAAGCCTACCCTCTCGGTGAACTGCCACCATAACTACGCAGAACGGGAAACCCACTACGGCGAAAGGGTCTATGTCACCCGCAAAGGGGCTGTACGGGCTCAGGAAGGGGACTTAGGGATTATTCCCGGTTCCATGGGTGCGAAATCCTATATCGTGCGCGGTAAAGGTTGTGCAGAAAGCTATTGTTCCTGTTCCCACGGGGCGGGACGGTTGCTCTCCCGATCGAAGGCCAAACGCACCTATACCCTAGATGACTTGGTTCAGCAAACCCAAGGGATTGAATGCCGTAAGGATGAAGGCATCATTGATGAAATCCCAGCGGCTTACAAACCGATCGAACAGGTGATGGAAAACCAAAACGATTTGGTGGAAGTGGTTGCAACGCTGAAGCAAGTGGTTTGTGTCAAAGGATAG
- a CDS encoding S8 family serine peptidase: MTTQVAPDAPQTFYYADGQRIPIAPSQTFIAVRPDRASSMNASADVHQLASNLVENDPTSEVFELPQYNLAIIRVNEGRSASPAFASAHNIASFVTAQPEMTLGPSVYEVANAGTEEGLVLVGEILVKFKPGIAPADRDRLFRDNHITVLQTDYPEPDSYLVGVQNPEDTITIANTLHESQLTEYSQPNFVRLTQRPSSRGLTNGASLMAPPPAKAGNHKNQPKAPGKRSTPAPSADTPTVQATVNDPGFGSQWGLQKIKAPDAWNITMGSPNITIAVIDEGCDLQHEDIEYKLPGYDAVTRSDNPSPRPRDGHGTSCAGIVAAKANNGLGGAGVAPNCKILPIRIAYGNGRGWVTSDAMIADGVRTAVNRGADVLSNSWGGGAPSTAITSAFQYSQTNGRGGKGCAIAIATANSDLNQVAYPANLSPTIPGLLAVGASNEWDQRKSKTSLDGENWWGSNYGPEVDVVAPGVHIYTTDITGAAGYTGTNYIPNFNGTSSATPHVAGLMGLMLSADPNLRSWEVEDIIHLSANELGTAGRDPEYGYGRINCLKALEMMRPIWFELNAQPEFIGSGQECFMRVSFRIFNPSLNTVRLDAVTLTSHTDDWSTEIDRFEYRPNPGNMLDPMTNQDVKFNTLLLKANGSASQGWSYRWSINWSYTFWRPGSARTAMNVQPNQTPMNEANGSKINGQVIRGGQAGAGTANPVNHNHGSVINNQTEVSNSDGLGDTLTIDRQSKTITIVIR; encoded by the coding sequence ATGACCACTCAGGTAGCTCCCGATGCACCCCAAACGTTTTACTATGCCGATGGACAACGCATTCCGATCGCCCCTTCCCAAACCTTTATTGCTGTGCGGCCCGATCGGGCGAGCTCCATGAATGCATCGGCGGATGTGCATCAGCTAGCTAGCAATTTAGTTGAAAACGATCCTACAAGCGAAGTTTTTGAATTACCCCAATATAACTTGGCGATTATTCGGGTGAATGAAGGACGGAGCGCCTCCCCCGCCTTTGCCAGTGCCCATAACATTGCCTCCTTCGTCACGGCTCAACCGGAAATGACCCTCGGGCCATCGGTCTATGAAGTTGCGAATGCGGGTACCGAAGAAGGGTTAGTTCTTGTGGGCGAAATTCTGGTGAAATTCAAACCTGGAATTGCCCCCGCCGATCGCGATCGCCTCTTCCGCGATAATCACATCACCGTTTTACAAACCGATTATCCTGAACCGGATTCCTATTTAGTCGGGGTGCAAAATCCAGAAGATACGATTACGATCGCCAATACGCTGCACGAAAGTCAACTCACCGAATATTCTCAACCTAACTTTGTGCGTCTGACCCAGCGACCCAGCAGCCGTGGGTTGACGAATGGAGCCTCTTTAATGGCCCCTCCCCCCGCCAAAGCCGGTAACCATAAAAACCAACCCAAAGCACCTGGCAAACGATCGACCCCTGCACCCAGTGCCGATACTCCCACTGTACAAGCCACCGTTAACGATCCGGGATTTGGTTCCCAATGGGGATTGCAAAAAATTAAAGCCCCGGATGCTTGGAACATCACCATGGGGAGCCCCAATATTACGATCGCGGTGATCGATGAAGGCTGCGATTTGCAGCATGAAGATATTGAATACAAGCTTCCGGGCTATGATGCTGTGACCCGCAGTGATAACCCCTCCCCCCGGCCCCGTGACGGCCATGGAACCTCCTGCGCAGGGATTGTAGCGGCCAAGGCAAACAACGGTCTCGGCGGAGCGGGGGTTGCACCGAACTGTAAGATTTTGCCGATTCGCATTGCCTATGGCAACGGGCGCGGTTGGGTCACCAGTGACGCCATGATTGCTGACGGTGTTCGCACAGCGGTGAACCGAGGTGCGGATGTTCTGTCCAACTCCTGGGGTGGGGGGGCACCCAGTACGGCCATTACTAGCGCGTTCCAATATTCGCAAACCAATGGGCGGGGCGGCAAGGGCTGTGCGATCGCGATCGCCACGGCTAATTCCGACCTGAATCAGGTGGCCTATCCCGCCAATTTGTCCCCAACGATTCCGGGTTTGCTCGCGGTGGGAGCCAGCAACGAGTGGGATCAACGCAAGAGTAAAACCAGCTTGGATGGGGAAAACTGGTGGGGATCTAACTATGGCCCGGAAGTGGATGTCGTTGCACCGGGGGTGCACATCTACACCACCGATATCACCGGAGCCGCAGGGTATACGGGAACCAACTACATTCCCAACTTCAACGGCACTTCCTCCGCCACACCCCACGTTGCTGGGTTGATGGGCCTCATGCTCTCCGCTGATCCCAATCTGCGATCGTGGGAAGTGGAAGATATTATTCACCTTAGTGCCAACGAACTGGGCACCGCAGGCCGTGATCCAGAATATGGCTATGGCCGCATTAACTGTCTGAAAGCCTTGGAAATGATGCGTCCCATCTGGTTTGAACTCAATGCCCAGCCAGAATTTATTGGCTCGGGGCAGGAGTGCTTTATGCGAGTTAGTTTCAGGATATTCAATCCCAGTTTAAATACGGTGCGATTGGATGCGGTAACGCTGACATCCCACACGGATGATTGGTCAACGGAAATCGATCGCTTCGAGTATCGCCCCAATCCCGGCAATATGCTCGATCCGATGACCAATCAAGATGTCAAATTCAACACGCTGTTACTCAAGGCTAATGGTTCAGCCAGCCAAGGCTGGAGTTATCGCTGGTCAATTAACTGGTCATACACATTCTGGCGACCGGGTTCTGCGCGGACAGCCATGAATGTTCAGCCTAATCAAACGCCAATGAATGAGGCAAATGGTAGCAAGATAAATGGTCAGGTGATTCGGGGTGGTCAAGCAGGAGCTGGAACAGCAAATCCTGTTAACCACAATCACGGATCAGTAATTAACAATCAAACTGAGGTCAGTAATAGTGACGGGCTGGGTGATACGCTCACGATCGATCGCCAGAGCAAAACTATCACGATCGTGATTCGTTAG